One Roseomonas sp. OT10 DNA window includes the following coding sequences:
- a CDS encoding FkbM family methyltransferase, giving the protein MLTFRFKPQQQEVPPAKQAGRDPRMISREEVGAIYGAILGREPESEAAIASAQEAASLTALGQRLLEGEEFRARMAVDVFARSKWVCTEIRDGLRLWLDLADHGVSLGCLRGSWEPAETDFILAVLEPGDGFIDVGANIGWFSVLAAQAVGPRGRVHAFEPRADLAGRLRQSIVDNGFEDRCRVEMIALGAEEGAIDLAWVPDERNPGHSFIVPRSMPEGAVSLGRVPVRPLDALGLDGPVRLIKIDVEGAEPLVLRGAQGLIARDRPILLIELFPYWLGRVSGTTADALLTQLRGWGYRIFHLGQSGIGRELHAGDDGTEPGGPEYFNVVALTEADCRRYLSLRLDQRVSGLEDRLRREIEACGAARAEVATLRADSAAALAQLRAQAEAEAAALRADGAAALAQLRAQAEAEAAALRADSAAALAQLRAQAEAEAAMLRADSAAAVAQLRARAEAEAAALRADRAAAIAQAEASAAAERDARSELQLGRDRLQAIEASTLWRAANPVRRIGGRMPAGLRRALGRGAKLLWWSASLQLPHRLRQYRDAIAAHDAGYAHIDTTAITHLAPSPPPAAPSGGRPTFVEPVVVEDGGPACLPPPSKPRVLIIDRCWPGPDRDSESTDAVVQAHALRDCGYEVVFAGDDSFQEPSSPHGSLEAEGIICLTPRLTPSIQAFLRSDGETLRLCILSRVHHGGRYLEAVRLHAPRAKLVFNTVGLHHLREGRQARLTGSLEELRRADATREREYYLARQADATFVTSSTERDVLLRDVPGSAVFEMPSARPVRPAAAVPGFGGRSGIGFVSDVGHAPGADALRYLLDDIWPRVVQRLPRAALSIVGADLPNELLSQWPAGVRYLGSVADLEPWFDGLRLTVAPWHNGAGARGRVASSLAAGVPCVATPMAAEGLHLRDGHDVAIADTPEAFATLICDLHEDATLWARLSAGGLARAQAGFPVDAAARRLADTLHVLGLPAAG; this is encoded by the coding sequence GTGCTGACCTTCCGGTTCAAACCGCAACAGCAGGAAGTGCCGCCTGCGAAGCAGGCAGGTCGGGATCCCAGAATGATCAGCCGTGAAGAGGTTGGAGCGATTTACGGAGCGATCCTGGGTCGCGAGCCGGAGAGCGAGGCGGCGATAGCGTCGGCGCAGGAGGCGGCATCGCTGACGGCGCTGGGGCAGCGGCTGCTGGAGGGCGAGGAGTTCCGCGCCCGGATGGCGGTTGACGTGTTCGCGCGCAGCAAGTGGGTCTGCACGGAGATCCGCGACGGGCTGCGGCTGTGGCTCGACCTGGCCGATCACGGCGTCTCGCTGGGCTGCCTGCGCGGGTCCTGGGAGCCGGCGGAGACCGACTTCATCCTCGCCGTGCTGGAGCCCGGCGACGGCTTCATCGACGTCGGGGCGAACATCGGCTGGTTCTCGGTGCTGGCGGCGCAGGCGGTGGGGCCGCGGGGCCGGGTGCATGCCTTCGAGCCGCGCGCGGACCTGGCCGGCCGCCTGCGCCAGTCCATCGTTGACAACGGCTTCGAGGACCGCTGCCGGGTGGAGATGATCGCGCTGGGCGCTGAGGAGGGGGCGATCGACCTGGCCTGGGTGCCGGACGAGCGCAATCCCGGCCACAGCTTCATCGTCCCGCGCAGCATGCCCGAGGGCGCGGTCTCGCTGGGGCGGGTGCCGGTGCGCCCGCTCGACGCGCTCGGCCTCGACGGCCCGGTGCGGCTGATCAAGATCGACGTGGAAGGGGCCGAGCCGCTGGTGCTGCGCGGCGCGCAGGGGCTGATTGCCCGCGACCGGCCGATCCTGCTGATCGAGCTCTTCCCCTACTGGCTGGGCCGCGTCAGCGGCACCACCGCCGATGCCCTGCTGACCCAGCTCCGGGGATGGGGCTACCGCATCTTCCACCTGGGCCAGAGCGGGATCGGGCGCGAGCTGCATGCCGGCGACGACGGCACCGAGCCCGGGGGCCCCGAGTACTTCAACGTGGTCGCGCTGACCGAGGCGGATTGCCGCCGCTACCTGTCGCTGCGCCTGGACCAGCGGGTGAGCGGGCTGGAGGACCGGCTGCGCCGCGAGATCGAGGCCTGTGGCGCGGCCAGGGCCGAGGTGGCGACGCTGCGGGCCGACAGTGCGGCGGCCCTGGCCCAGCTCCGCGCGCAGGCCGAGGCGGAGGCGGCGGCGCTGCGGGCAGACGGCGCGGCGGCCCTGGCCCAGCTCCGCGCGCAGGCGGAGGCGGAGGCGGCGGCGCTGCGGGCGGACAGCGCGGCGGCCCTGGCCCAGCTCCGCGCGCAGGCGGAGGCGGAGGCGGCGATGCTGCGGGCCGACAGCGCGGCGGCCGTCGCCCAGCTGCGCGCGCGGGCCGAGGCGGAGGCGGCGGCGCTGCGCGCCGACCGCGCCGCGGCCATCGCCCAGGCCGAGGCCAGCGCCGCCGCCGAACGCGACGCTCGGTCGGAGCTGCAGCTCGGCCGGGACCGCCTGCAGGCCATCGAGGCCAGCACGCTCTGGCGCGCCGCCAACCCCGTCCGCCGCATCGGCGGGCGTATGCCCGCCGGCCTGCGGCGCGCCCTGGGCCGCGGCGCCAAGCTCCTCTGGTGGAGCGCCTCCCTCCAGCTCCCCCACCGCCTGCGCCAGTACCGCGATGCCATCGCCGCCCACGATGCCGGCTACGCCCACATCGACACCACCGCCATCACACACCTCGCCCCCTCGCCGCCGCCGGCCGCACCGTCAGGCGGGCGACCGACTTTCGTCGAGCCCGTGGTGGTCGAGGATGGCGGACCCGCCTGCTTGCCCCCACCGAGCAAGCCGCGCGTCCTCATCATCGACAGATGCTGGCCCGGGCCGGACCGCGATTCGGAATCGACCGACGCCGTCGTCCAGGCCCACGCGCTACGCGACTGTGGCTATGAGGTCGTCTTCGCGGGCGATGATTCCTTCCAGGAGCCGTCATCCCCTCACGGGAGCTTGGAGGCGGAGGGCATCATCTGCCTGACGCCGCGCCTCACGCCCTCGATCCAGGCCTTCCTGCGCAGTGACGGCGAGACGTTGAGGCTCTGCATCCTGTCGCGCGTCCATCATGGTGGGCGCTATCTCGAGGCTGTCCGCCTGCACGCGCCGCGCGCGAAACTCGTCTTCAACACGGTCGGCCTTCACCACTTGCGCGAGGGTCGGCAAGCGCGGCTGACCGGCAGCCTGGAAGAGCTTCGCCGCGCAGACGCGACCCGGGAGCGGGAGTATTATCTGGCGCGGCAGGCCGATGCGACATTCGTGACCTCGTCCACCGAACGGGACGTGCTGTTGCGCGATGTTCCCGGTTCGGCCGTGTTCGAGATGCCTTCGGCCCGGCCCGTCCGCCCGGCGGCTGCGGTCCCTGGATTCGGGGGCCGCAGCGGTATCGGCTTCGTCAGTGACGTCGGGCATGCGCCGGGTGCCGACGCGCTACGGTACCTGCTCGACGACATCTGGCCGCGCGTGGTGCAGCGCCTGCCGCGAGCGGCGCTGTCGATCGTCGGCGCGGACCTGCCGAATGAGCTGCTGTCGCAATGGCCGGCCGGCGTCCGGTATCTCGGTTCCGTGGCCGATCTTGAACCTTGGTTCGACGGACTCCGCCTGACGGTTGCGCCATGGCACAATGGGGCAGGCGCCCGGGGCAGGGTGGCATCGAGCCTCGCCGCCGGTGTCCCCTGCGTGGCCACGCCGATGGCGGCGGAGGGGCTTCACCTGCGGGATGGCCACGATGTTGCCATCGCCGACACGCCGGAGGCCTTTGCGACGCTGATCTGTGATCTGCACGAAGATGCGACGCTGTGGGCCAGGCTGTCCGCCGGCGGTCTTGCGCGTGCACAGGCAGGCTTCCCGGTCGACGCGGCTGCCCGCCGGTTGGCCGACACGCTTCACGTGCTGGGCCTCCCGGCTGCTGGATAG
- a CDS encoding MBOAT family O-acyltransferase, producing the protein MVFSSALFLFFFLPVCFLFYFSTSYTQVRNWVLIIFSLIFYGWGEPWFVLVLAVSVMLNWTAAIYIDQEERRGRLVAVVVTVTLNLLLLASFKYGDFIVENLNVILLPTLGLSVPQPGLPLPLGISFFTFHCLSYVIDVYRRRFRANRRPSEIALYIVLFPQLVAGPIVRYKTIARQLRWRRHTMGRASIGTRIFIIGLAQKILIADQVASLVETIFDHTPAPSMLESWTGLLAYTVQIYFDFCGYSNMAVGLGFILGFSLPRNFRLPYTAVSVTDFWRRWHISLSSWLRDYLYIPLGGSRGSSAQVYRNLILVFLLCGLWHGSSWTFVLWGAWHGAFLVIERMGLRRLLGLLPVALRWAYTILVVMGGWVLFRAHDVGGAGAMYAGLLGWNGIGDVRFQVHLALEPSVILALAAGWTFATVPAWTPALRRWAVPGLARLRAATDTVWIFGLLIFSLLYAAAGTYSPFLYFRF; encoded by the coding sequence ATGGTCTTTTCATCGGCTTTGTTCTTATTCTTCTTTCTGCCTGTATGCTTCTTATTCTATTTCTCGACAAGCTACACCCAGGTCAGGAACTGGGTTCTCATTATCTTTTCGCTGATTTTCTACGGTTGGGGCGAGCCGTGGTTCGTCCTGGTGTTGGCTGTCTCCGTGATGCTCAACTGGACCGCAGCCATCTATATAGACCAGGAAGAGCGGCGCGGTCGATTGGTCGCCGTCGTCGTCACGGTTACGCTTAATCTTCTGCTCCTGGCATCCTTTAAATACGGCGATTTCATCGTTGAGAATCTCAACGTCATCCTGTTGCCGACACTTGGTCTGTCCGTCCCGCAACCGGGGCTTCCTTTGCCGCTGGGTATTTCCTTCTTTACCTTCCACTGTCTTTCTTATGTTATCGACGTCTACCGGCGTCGCTTCCGTGCGAACCGCCGCCCCAGTGAGATTGCCCTTTATATCGTTTTATTTCCCCAGCTCGTGGCAGGGCCGATCGTACGTTATAAGACCATCGCGCGACAGTTGCGCTGGCGCCGGCATACCATGGGTCGGGCCTCGATCGGGACACGCATCTTCATTATCGGCTTGGCCCAGAAGATCCTCATTGCAGATCAGGTCGCCAGCCTCGTCGAAACCATCTTCGATCACACCCCCGCGCCGTCGATGCTGGAATCCTGGACCGGCCTGCTCGCCTATACGGTCCAGATCTATTTCGATTTCTGCGGCTACTCCAACATGGCCGTGGGCCTGGGCTTCATCCTCGGCTTCAGTCTTCCGAGGAATTTCCGGCTTCCCTACACGGCAGTGTCCGTCACCGATTTCTGGCGGCGCTGGCACATCTCCTTGTCAAGCTGGCTGAGGGACTACCTCTATATCCCGCTCGGCGGCAGCCGGGGCAGCTCGGCGCAGGTCTACCGCAATCTGATCCTTGTCTTCCTGCTTTGCGGGCTCTGGCACGGCTCGAGCTGGACCTTCGTCCTCTGGGGTGCCTGGCACGGTGCCTTTCTGGTGATCGAACGGATGGGCCTAAGGCGCTTACTGGGGCTGCTGCCGGTAGCGTTGCGCTGGGCCTACACCATCCTTGTCGTCATGGGCGGCTGGGTGCTGTTCCGTGCCCATGACGTCGGGGGCGCCGGGGCCATGTACGCCGGATTGCTGGGCTGGAACGGCATCGGCGACGTGCGCTTCCAGGTCCATCTCGCGCTCGAGCCCAGCGTCATCCTGGCACTTGCCGCGGGATGGACGTTCGCGACGGTTCCGGCCTGGACCCCTGCCTTGCGCCGATGGGCCGTCCCCGGCCTGGCAAGGCTTCGCGCCGCCACCGATACGGTCTGGATCTTCGGTCTGCTGATCTTCAGCCTGCTCTACGCGGCGGCCGGGACCTATAGCCCATTCCTCTACTTCAGGTTCTGA
- a CDS encoding alginate O-acetyltransferase AlgX-related protein, whose protein sequence is MAMFFRYRRGWFPCLVILLSVPLIAGLLFPSTMRSPDELRPATEAPAMPRGWIEWLTFPAKVDPWLRDNFGLRRQMIHAQALVAHRLLHSGNASVLIGKRWQLFYRAEGAVEQSAGLLIREDRLRQTADLVHEVGTILAARRTRFIFGVAPNSSTIYSDLLPRWARRGERTTEYDLLMAALRERGVKTLDLRPTLHAARQAGRVYFRYDTHWNPAGALAGYNAVVSAMGREAWRVDQATIFGPTTRRSGSDLARLLGLGADLSEPVRYLNIPVPQGETLQGTAPFPPPFVSTSGRPEGPTILIIGDSFSNVELLMLTAQKARRVVWLHHEACHFDWRWIDQFQPDEVWWLPAERAMLCWTDRRPRNMPEAPAGPPSSQ, encoded by the coding sequence ATGGCCATGTTCTTCCGGTATCGCCGCGGATGGTTCCCGTGCCTGGTGATCCTGTTGTCCGTGCCACTGATCGCCGGACTGCTGTTCCCCAGCACCATGCGATCCCCCGACGAGTTGCGCCCTGCCACCGAAGCGCCCGCCATGCCGAGGGGCTGGATCGAATGGCTGACCTTTCCAGCAAAGGTCGATCCGTGGCTGCGCGACAATTTCGGGCTGCGCCGCCAGATGATCCATGCCCAGGCCCTCGTGGCGCACCGGCTCCTGCACAGCGGCAACGCGTCGGTGCTGATCGGCAAGCGCTGGCAGCTTTTCTACCGGGCGGAAGGGGCCGTCGAACAGAGTGCCGGGCTCCTGATCCGGGAGGACCGACTGCGGCAGACGGCCGACCTCGTCCACGAGGTCGGCACGATACTGGCTGCACGGAGGACGCGTTTCATCTTCGGCGTCGCTCCCAATAGCAGCACGATCTACAGCGATCTGCTGCCGCGCTGGGCCCGGCGAGGCGAGCGAACGACCGAGTATGACCTCCTCATGGCGGCTTTGCGCGAGCGCGGCGTCAAGACGCTCGACCTGCGGCCCACCCTTCATGCCGCCCGGCAGGCCGGGCGCGTCTACTTCCGGTATGACACCCACTGGAACCCGGCGGGTGCGCTGGCCGGCTATAACGCGGTGGTTTCCGCCATGGGGCGCGAGGCGTGGAGGGTTGATCAGGCGACGATTTTCGGGCCCACGACACGACGTAGCGGCAGCGATCTCGCCCGGCTGCTCGGTCTGGGCGCCGATCTGTCCGAGCCTGTCCGCTACCTCAACATCCCGGTGCCCCAGGGCGAGACCTTGCAGGGCACCGCCCCCTTCCCGCCCCCCTTCGTCTCCACATCCGGGCGGCCGGAAGGGCCGACGATCCTGATCATCGGTGATTCGTTCTCGAACGTCGAATTGCTGATGCTGACGGCGCAGAAGGCCCGGCGCGTCGTCTGGCTGCATCACGAGGCGTGCCACTTCGACTGGCGATGGATCGACCAGTTCCAGCCCGACGAGGTCTGGTGGCTGCCAGCCGAACGGGCCATGCTCTGCTGGACGGACCGACGCCCCAGGAACATGCCTGAGGCACCCGCTGGGCCACCCTCGTCCCAGTAG
- a CDS encoding class I SAM-dependent methyltransferase, whose translation MDDMKAAPAGHMDGKDLQAPAAPAFIAFTICSRNFLAQAQVLHDSLRRHHPGIHFYVALCDEASEVDFDSLPFDVLRMGELGIPQLAQMTERYNITELNTAIKPFAFLTLFDRHPGAAVAYFDPDIWIVSPLEELQALLSSGEADCVLTPHMCEPAEFAEMDESKMLRFGIYNLGFCALRDTPPVRRVAAWWARRLETHCVIDLAAGLFVDQKWADLLPAFIEDTAILRHPGYNVAYWNLAQRTVRAPARSGAADGWTVNGRPLRFFHFSGSAVDESPRFSRHSQQFRMESLRDVATLFAQYQAEVQRFGREDYRHIAYAFRWNGVGKENEHSPSSLEALTPLRDAAASSRPLTVGVRAPNLPALRARSRDEMSTISSNLAEKMARRRAFEAMLVPHGTGSEAFTVEGQCIVCGGMRPLHVNFNYATKRLPDGRTQPNWREHLTCAGCGLGNRLRASLHLLWQELRPRQDDRIYISEQVTPLYDWLRRHFPSVIGSEYLGPDRTPGEIVDGLRHEDIHRLSFPDSSLDLILSFDVLEHVPDVQQALAEFWRCLKPGGSLLFTAPFREDLHDHLVRAVLRPDGSIEHLTEPEYHGNPVDPEGGSLCFRYFGWQVMDDLAAVGFRDAEGLFYWSRQFMYLGDTNSVFIARKPAPIA comes from the coding sequence ATGGATGATATGAAAGCAGCCCCGGCAGGCCACATGGATGGCAAGGACCTGCAGGCGCCGGCTGCGCCGGCCTTCATCGCCTTCACGATCTGCTCGAGGAACTTCCTGGCCCAGGCGCAGGTGCTGCATGACAGCCTGCGGCGGCATCATCCGGGAATCCATTTCTATGTCGCCCTATGCGATGAGGCGAGCGAGGTCGACTTCGACAGTTTGCCGTTCGACGTCCTCCGCATGGGCGAGCTCGGCATCCCGCAACTCGCTCAGATGACCGAGCGATACAACATCACAGAGCTCAATACGGCGATTAAGCCCTTCGCCTTTCTCACGCTCTTTGACCGGCACCCCGGTGCCGCCGTCGCCTATTTCGATCCGGACATCTGGATTGTCTCGCCGCTCGAAGAGCTGCAGGCCCTCTTGTCGAGCGGCGAGGCGGATTGCGTCCTGACGCCGCATATGTGCGAGCCGGCAGAGTTCGCCGAGATGGACGAGTCGAAGATGCTCCGGTTCGGCATCTACAACCTCGGCTTCTGTGCATTGCGCGATACGCCGCCGGTGCGTCGTGTTGCTGCATGGTGGGCCCGCCGGCTTGAGACGCACTGTGTCATCGATCTCGCGGCGGGCTTGTTCGTCGACCAGAAATGGGCCGACCTGCTGCCCGCCTTCATCGAAGACACGGCGATCCTGCGGCATCCGGGGTACAACGTGGCCTACTGGAACCTCGCCCAGCGCACGGTCCGGGCGCCGGCCAGATCCGGTGCCGCCGATGGTTGGACGGTAAACGGCCGGCCGCTTCGCTTCTTCCATTTCAGCGGCTCGGCGGTGGATGAGAGCCCGCGCTTCAGTCGCCACAGCCAGCAGTTCCGCATGGAGTCGCTTCGCGACGTCGCAACGCTGTTCGCGCAGTACCAGGCCGAGGTGCAGCGGTTCGGGCGGGAGGACTACAGGCATATCGCCTATGCTTTCCGCTGGAACGGTGTCGGGAAGGAGAACGAACACAGTCCGAGTTCCCTGGAGGCTCTCACCCCGCTGAGGGATGCCGCCGCTTCCTCGCGCCCTCTCACCGTCGGGGTCCGGGCGCCAAACCTGCCGGCGCTGCGCGCACGGTCGCGGGATGAGATGTCGACGATCTCATCCAACCTGGCCGAGAAGATGGCACGGCGCCGTGCCTTCGAGGCGATGCTGGTCCCGCATGGAACGGGCAGCGAAGCGTTCACGGTCGAAGGCCAGTGCATCGTCTGCGGCGGAATGCGGCCGCTCCACGTCAACTTCAACTACGCGACGAAGCGACTGCCGGATGGACGTACCCAGCCAAACTGGCGGGAGCACCTGACCTGCGCGGGCTGTGGTCTCGGCAACCGGTTGAGGGCGTCCTTGCATCTCCTGTGGCAGGAGCTTCGGCCAAGGCAGGACGACCGCATCTACATCTCGGAACAGGTCACGCCGCTCTATGATTGGCTTCGGCGGCACTTTCCCTCCGTCATCGGCAGCGAGTACCTGGGGCCGGACCGCACTCCGGGCGAGATCGTGGATGGCCTGCGCCACGAGGACATCCATCGGCTGAGCTTTCCCGATTCGAGCCTGGACCTGATCCTGAGCTTCGACGTGCTCGAGCATGTTCCCGATGTGCAACAGGCCCTCGCGGAGTTCTGGCGCTGCCTGAAGCCGGGAGGTTCGCTGCTGTTCACGGCACCGTTCCGGGAGGATCTTCACGACCACCTGGTGCGAGCGGTGTTGCGTCCGGACGGGTCCATCGAGCACCTGACGGAGCCGGAGTACCATGGCAATCCGGTCGATCCAGAGGGCGGCAGTCTCTGCTTCCGGTACTTCGGATGGCAGGTCATGGACGACCTGGCAGCCGTCGGCTTCCGTGACGCGGAGGGACTGTTCTATTGGTCCCGGCAGTTCATGTATCTGGGCGACACGAACAGCGTTTTCATTGCCAGGAAGCCGGCACCGATCGCCTGA